The bacterium genome window below encodes:
- a CDS encoding branched-chain amino acid ABC transporter permease, with product MFLQQLINGLTIGAVYALIAVGYTMVYGIVELINFAHGEIYMMATFVAMTLFRLAGYPIWLAAPAAIVAAMIMGVTLEYIAYRPLRRSPRLVALISAIGASLFFQNLAMKVWGARRQPFLDAERPLAFFQVKHQLIVPVLGEATFSNMQLTILGTAAAMMVFLTLIIGKTKLGRAMRACAQDQVAAKLMGVNVDRTISATFAIGSAMAAVAGILVGMNYNQVWPMMGYMAGLKAFTAAVLGGIGNMPGAFVGGLVLGLAEGFAGAYISSLWMDAIAFAILIIVLIYRPSGILGKQIPRRT from the coding sequence ATGTTCCTCCAACAGCTCATCAACGGTTTGACGATAGGCGCGGTGTACGCGCTCATCGCCGTCGGCTACACGATGGTCTACGGCATCGTGGAGCTTATCAACTTCGCCCACGGCGAAATTTACATGATGGCGACGTTCGTCGCGATGACGCTTTTCAGGCTCGCGGGGTATCCGATTTGGCTCGCGGCGCCGGCGGCCATCGTGGCGGCGATGATAATGGGCGTCACGTTGGAATACATCGCGTACAGGCCGCTGCGCCGGAGCCCCCGGCTGGTGGCGCTCATATCCGCCATCGGCGCGTCGCTCTTCTTCCAGAACCTGGCGATGAAGGTCTGGGGCGCGCGCCGCCAACCGTTCCTCGACGCCGAGAGGCCGCTCGCGTTCTTCCAGGTAAAGCACCAGCTCATCGTCCCGGTTCTGGGCGAGGCCACGTTCTCCAACATGCAGCTAACGATATTGGGGACCGCCGCGGCGATGATGGTTTTCCTGACGTTGATAATCGGCAAGACGAAGTTGGGGCGGGCGATGCGGGCCTGCGCCCAGGACCAGGTGGCCGCGAAGCTTATGGGCGTCAACGTCGACCGGACCATATCCGCCACGTTCGCCATCGGCTCGGCGATGGCCGCGGTCGCCGGCATCCTCGTCGGCATGAACTACAACCAGGTGTGGCCGATGATGGGGTATATGGCCGGCCTGAAGGCGTTCACGGCGGCGGTGCTGGGCGGCATCGGGAACATGCCGGGGGCGTTCGTGGGGGGCCTCGTCCTGGGGTTGGCGGAGGGTTTCGCCGGCGCGTACATCTCGTCGCTGTGGATGGACGCCATCGCCTTCGCGATTTTAATAATAGTATTGATATACCGCCCCTCGGGAATATTGGGCAAGCAGATCCCGCGGAGGACGTAA